The Microcoleus sp. AS-A8 genome includes a window with the following:
- a CDS encoding pentapeptide repeat-containing protein, with amino-acid sequence MKKLSSFSFRSREKNIPIIAIGVFIITGAIWGVTQSLEEAKQQQEKAVRAQEAVKNYQNQLSTIFLKGDLEKNKNLRRVTTATTLALLRDPNLDGRSKGQIITYLSEIKLINVSQPAADINQIKLRKIPVILLHGADLRNADIFKADLREADLGEADLRGADLRGALLLEASLYGANLTRANLTRAELSRAELSRTNLTKANLSEANLGRAYIVQANLGGANLEGAYLDGANLDGANLFGANLFGANLHGVGLFRTNLRVANLREANLRGANLSEANLRGANLEGADLAGAKLFGANLFGANLRGADLAGADLKGADLGVANLREAKLCRTRLPDGTKSNKNCNKF; translated from the coding sequence ATGAAAAAACTTTCGAGTTTCAGTTTTCGTAGTCGAGAAAAAAACATTCCAATTATAGCTATTGGAGTCTTTATAATCACTGGCGCTATTTGGGGGGTTACTCAAAGTTTAGAAGAAGCCAAGCAACAGCAAGAAAAAGCTGTTAGAGCGCAAGAGGCTGTCAAAAACTACCAAAATCAGCTTTCAACTATTTTCCTAAAAGGAGATTTAGAGAAAAATAAAAATTTGAGAAGGGTCACAACAGCCACTACATTAGCTTTATTGCGCGACCCGAATTTAGATGGAAGGTCAAAAGGACAAATAATTACATATTTGTCAGAAATAAAATTAATTAACGTATCGCAGCCAGCCGCAGATATAAACCAGATAAAGCTAAGGAAGATTCCTGTTATTTTATTGCATGGTGCCGACCTCAGAAATGCCGACATCTTTAAAGCCGACCTTCGTGAAGCCGACCTTGGTGAAGCCGACCTCCGTGGAGCCGACCTCCGTGGAGCCTTACTTTTAGAAGCCAGCCTCTATGGAGCAAACCTTACTAGAGCAAACCTTACTAGAGCCGAACTCTCTAGAGCCGAACTCTCTAGAACTAACCTCACTAAAGCCAATCTCAGTGAAGCTAACCTTGGTAGAGCCTACATCGTTCAAGCCAACCTTGGTGGAGCCAACCTCGAAGGAGCTTACCTCGATGGAGCTAACCTCGATGGAGCCAACCTCTTTGGAGCTAACCTCTTTGGAGCTAACCTCCATGGAGTCGGCCTCTTTAGAACTAACCTTCGTGTAGCCAACCTTCGTGAAGCCAACCTTCGTGGAGCCAACCTCAGTGAAGCCAACCTTCGTGGAGCCAACCTCGAAGGAGCCGACCTCGCTGGAGCTAAACTCTTTGGAGCCAACCTCTTTGGAGCCAACCTTCGTGGAGCCGACCTCGCTGGAGCCGATCTCAAAGGAGCCGACCTTGGTGTAGCCAACCTCCGTGAAGCTAAGCTTTGCAGAACTAGATTACCAGATGGCACAAAGAGCAACAAAAACTGCAATAAGTTTTAA
- a CDS encoding Uma2 family endonuclease, with protein MTTTIRPSKKPTDQRFTHSGMNWQQFKLLQESFADSPGVHLAYYKGEVEILAVSQDHETMTRLIAILLAEYFVEKGIEFTPTGSFTQEKEGVASAQADESYFIGKVGTTPDLSIEVVFTSGTLSKLNRYQELGVPEVWFWEDGLLTLHHLRADGYERIYGSEVLPDLDINLLTRCVLMTSRLEAIREFRRGISQG; from the coding sequence ATGACCACAACCATAAGACCATCCAAAAAGCCAACAGACCAACGGTTTACCCACTCTGGAATGAACTGGCAACAATTCAAACTGCTACAGGAGAGCTTTGCCGACTCGCCTGGGGTGCATCTGGCTTACTACAAAGGAGAAGTAGAAATCTTGGCAGTTTCTCAAGACCACGAAACCATGACGCGCCTTATTGCCATTCTGCTGGCTGAGTACTTTGTAGAAAAAGGCATTGAGTTTACCCCTACTGGCAGCTTTACCCAAGAGAAAGAGGGGGTTGCTTCAGCACAAGCTGACGAATCCTACTTTATTGGTAAGGTCGGGACAACTCCAGACCTGTCTATTGAAGTGGTCTTTACCAGCGGCACCCTCTCCAAGCTGAATCGTTATCAGGAGTTAGGTGTCCCTGAAGTTTGGTTTTGGGAAGATGGTCTATTGACCTTGCATCATCTTAGAGCAGACGGTTACGAACGGATTTACGGTAGTGAGGTATTGCCAGACCTTGACATCAACCTACTAACGCGGTGTGTGCTGATGACCTCTAGGCTTGAGGCAATCAGGGAATTCAGACGAGGGATAAGCCAGGGGTAA
- a CDS encoding helix-turn-helix domain-containing protein: MVNNRPLSERELELIDLYGYCSLGMSPQKFLTKWSLTYEQIAFICDRSTTTVSLWFSRGDKYRRPAKDDLRHLAIMDFMLEHSDDIPLELRNLLCPPKRD; the protein is encoded by the coding sequence ATGGTAAATAATCGTCCTCTAAGCGAACGAGAGTTAGAACTGATCGACTTATATGGTTACTGCTCTCTAGGAATGAGTCCGCAGAAATTTCTTACCAAATGGTCATTGACATACGAGCAAATTGCCTTCATTTGCGATCGCTCCACTACGACTGTCAGCTTATGGTTTTCCAGAGGAGACAAGTATCGCCGTCCTGCCAAAGACGATTTGCGTCACCTGGCGATAATGGATTTCATGTTGGAGCATTCTGACGACATTCCACTTGAACTTAGAAACTTACTCTGTCCACCCAAGCGAGACTAA
- a CDS encoding CHC2 zinc finger domain-containing protein, whose amino-acid sequence MLSKTITPRKKLHPDFIQEVKERTDIVEIVSSYVALKKAGKDFIGCCPFHNETTPSFGITPHKNLAYCFGCSWGGNAIKFLMELNRVSFVDAVLDLARSASIPIRYEDGSSEYDYPDPLPRPLTPLAPVAKEEQTPAKDYTVDEWRVNRSVERLLSGTGEAVKALAWLEGRGITRETVKRYGLGLEKRVVTPDQSKPDFKQEYWAIGIFIPVADRPGRFYVKKRVAPWLTSDQRPEYLANWSQFGVPATIWFTNNPSDAQETWLCEGEWDAILLGELVQQRGEKVAVACSTSGAGTVPKAEQLDRLPGHVTIFYDRDEAGVKGAQKLAAALKGRAIIGSIPMRDDCQVKGWDVTDAILAGYGWEDFGAADLTEPEEKIETTPPNESGISFKVLRKSLSQLLETFPELQSEAGKDWLKMRKFTPDHVIDSQYFDWDSAQPGTHLAVRSGLGTGKTHHVHNKFLADDAIGANAFGYRNSLLIQFTERGKNWRHLQQDLKQSKDDLLLVGDPSSRIAACFDSLIYFQPHHFEQKRLVLDEIEGSFKHLYQSKTAVSFHRQLCKQRAGEAIANSEAVIMLDGNLTDLTVAHVEQISGKKFTKVENIYRGNRGKATFYTGTLKLGKDEQTGETTVTERRINDYSLLHKSMMDDSEPFVCGSDSQEKLEAWHEILKRKGRKVFRLDGSNSNTAEAKKFLANPTAYIYVNKIDALLYSPTAESGLSIDTETKVKLKEWFINTETEIETESGEVIQISIKDYFKRGYFFFFGVVLTNEQTQFLGRVRDPDTHIHVFCQNQGIDSGKLEQTATHIQEGFLDYTLACSQISLSDVSEAEKRELLIEQALKLVQRSNDAHFQYECHLKAREVFERNHLRKCLEYALHTAGYQVEVVTGYKVSQKELEAAQEAVQLRKSQEIFKAQRLTEDEANEKARRFDATQQDKTEVTRHRLVSRLPGIENKTQTVSRIITLPQISVDEIKSGRVSLETAQKLGIPTPETPSTQAIEVGHLPPNSLNNQREGVPGSEGNDFNRNGGGLASEGADLSQNQTAQKLDIPTPETPSTQAFQVGHLPQNFSINQGGGVPVPEGGEVEIVITETKPIFDPEFIRKVKYKNRAWLSQVEAHFLLEHPEIAKLLQQRRWYKKLMVFSDPNEPDCVKRLNLTTYKSDWLKVHTLLEMGIEFFLNPESRWTQDSPEAVEFWEKGKDTRRARYIGTTVGDSNPCEYIGRVLDKLDIKRKCDRVKNDAGEKIRVYRVDTDYLLTPMRSAVYECVKQRVESVVQNDSLVLNWDVIAENTWANQTAQKLDIPTPETPNTQAIELGHLPQNFSINQGQGVPASEGGELTDQPTFEQLVEALPFVETQEDLATVTQHYQRSDVEDAIALQPNPLRQQLDAWFYEQLAQSQEVVQENPMDSLIKIFDFCQSELDFVEVSKFCEISEGQSPAEKEELIESAILYSPKPLKLKLQKWWDCALHQIRDFWRDLQRQELSVLGQEGQPT is encoded by the coding sequence ATGCTTAGTAAAACCATTACCCCTCGAAAGAAACTTCACCCCGATTTCATCCAGGAAGTTAAGGAACGGACAGACATTGTAGAGATCGTCAGCAGCTATGTGGCCTTGAAAAAGGCAGGCAAAGATTTCATCGGCTGTTGCCCTTTCCACAACGAAACTACTCCCAGCTTCGGCATTACTCCTCACAAAAACCTAGCCTATTGCTTTGGTTGCAGTTGGGGTGGGAACGCGATTAAATTCCTGATGGAGTTGAACCGCGTTAGTTTTGTTGATGCGGTTCTCGATTTGGCGCGTTCCGCTAGCATCCCAATCCGATATGAAGATGGGTCAAGCGAGTACGATTATCCCGATCCATTACCTAGACCCCTCACACCACTAGCACCCGTAGCCAAGGAAGAACAAACACCCGCCAAGGATTACACTGTTGATGAGTGGCGGGTAAATCGGTCTGTTGAGCGGCTATTATCCGGTACAGGAGAGGCGGTTAAGGCGTTGGCTTGGCTCGAAGGTCGGGGCATCACCCGCGAGACGGTCAAGCGTTATGGACTGGGTCTGGAAAAGCGGGTAGTAACACCCGACCAAAGCAAGCCAGACTTTAAACAAGAGTATTGGGCTATAGGGATATTTATTCCAGTCGCAGATAGACCAGGGCGATTCTATGTCAAAAAACGGGTTGCCCCCTGGTTAACCAGCGACCAGCGCCCGGAGTATCTCGCCAACTGGTCACAGTTTGGGGTACCCGCGACGATTTGGTTCACAAACAATCCCTCAGATGCTCAAGAAACTTGGTTGTGTGAGGGCGAATGGGATGCGATTCTATTGGGTGAACTCGTACAGCAGCGGGGGGAAAAAGTAGCAGTTGCCTGTTCGACTTCCGGGGCCGGTACTGTACCCAAAGCAGAGCAACTCGACAGACTACCCGGACACGTAACAATCTTTTATGACCGCGATGAAGCGGGAGTAAAAGGAGCGCAAAAATTAGCCGCTGCTCTCAAAGGTAGAGCAATCATTGGGTCAATTCCCATGCGCGACGATTGTCAAGTCAAGGGCTGGGATGTAACCGACGCTATCCTTGCCGGGTACGGGTGGGAGGATTTTGGAGCCGCCGATCTGACAGAGCCTGAAGAAAAAATCGAAACCACTCCCCCCAACGAGAGCGGAATTAGTTTCAAGGTCTTACGCAAATCACTCTCCCAACTGCTAGAGACTTTCCCAGAGCTACAGAGTGAAGCCGGGAAAGACTGGCTCAAAATGCGTAAATTTACACCCGATCACGTCATTGACTCTCAATACTTTGATTGGGATTCGGCTCAGCCGGGAACTCATCTAGCTGTCAGAAGCGGATTGGGGACGGGCAAAACTCACCACGTTCACAATAAATTTTTGGCAGATGACGCGATCGGGGCGAATGCCTTCGGTTACAGAAATTCGTTGTTGATTCAGTTCACCGAGCGGGGTAAGAACTGGCGTCACCTTCAGCAAGATCTCAAGCAATCCAAAGATGATTTACTTTTGGTTGGTGATCCAAGCTCGCGAATCGCGGCCTGTTTTGACAGTCTGATCTACTTCCAGCCGCATCACTTTGAGCAGAAGCGCCTGGTCTTAGATGAAATCGAGGGCAGCTTCAAACATCTCTACCAGTCAAAGACCGCCGTCAGTTTCCATCGGCAGCTATGTAAGCAGAGGGCTGGGGAGGCGATCGCCAATTCAGAAGCTGTGATCATGTTGGATGGCAACCTGACTGATTTAACAGTGGCTCACGTCGAACAGATTAGCGGTAAGAAATTCACCAAGGTTGAGAACATTTACAGGGGCAACCGAGGGAAAGCCACTTTCTACACGGGAACCTTGAAGCTTGGAAAGGATGAGCAAACTGGGGAAACTACCGTTACGGAGCGGCGGATCAATGATTACTCCTTGCTCCACAAATCGATGATGGATGATTCAGAACCATTTGTTTGCGGTAGCGATTCCCAGGAAAAACTTGAAGCTTGGCATGAAATTTTAAAGCGCAAAGGTCGCAAAGTTTTCCGATTGGATGGGTCAAACTCCAATACGGCTGAAGCTAAGAAGTTTCTAGCTAATCCTACAGCATATATCTATGTGAACAAAATCGATGCCCTCTTGTATTCACCAACAGCAGAAAGTGGATTGAGTATCGATACTGAAACAAAAGTGAAACTAAAGGAGTGGTTCATCAACACAGAAACAGAAATCGAAACAGAATCAGGAGAGGTAATTCAAATCAGCATCAAAGACTACTTCAAGAGGGGATATTTCTTCTTTTTCGGAGTAGTTCTCACCAATGAGCAAACGCAATTCTTGGGTCGAGTGCGCGACCCAGACACCCACATTCATGTGTTTTGCCAAAATCAGGGCATTGACAGCGGCAAACTCGAACAGACCGCAACGCACATTCAAGAGGGTTTCCTAGATTACACCCTAGCTTGCTCTCAAATTTCCTTATCTGATGTTAGTGAGGCCGAAAAGCGCGAACTCTTAATAGAGCAAGCTCTGAAATTAGTGCAGCGTTCAAATGACGCTCACTTTCAATATGAATGTCACCTGAAAGCACGGGAGGTGTTTGAGCGGAATCATCTGCGAAAATGCCTTGAATATGCCCTTCACACGGCTGGTTATCAGGTAGAGGTAGTTACGGGCTACAAAGTTAGCCAGAAGGAATTAGAAGCCGCACAGGAGGCAGTACAGCTTAGGAAGAGTCAGGAGATATTCAAGGCTCAACGGTTGACAGAAGATGAAGCGAATGAGAAAGCACGGAGATTTGACGCAACCCAGCAAGATAAAACGGAGGTTACACGACATCGTTTAGTTTCACGACTACCAGGCATAGAGAACAAAACCCAAACTGTATCCAGAATTATCACGTTGCCACAAATTTCTGTGGATGAAATCAAGAGCGGTAGAGTCTCTCTAGAAACCGCACAAAAACTCGGTATTCCAACCCCTGAAACGCCCTCCACGCAGGCAATCGAGGTGGGACACCTTCCGCCTAATTCTCTTAATAACCAGAGGGAAGGTGTCCCAGGTTCAGAAGGAAACGATTTCAACCGTAACGGAGGTGGTCTAGCCTCGGAGGGTGCCGATTTGAGTCAAAATCAAACCGCGCAAAAACTCGACATTCCGACGCCTGAAACGCCTTCTACGCAGGCGTTTCAGGTGGGACACCTTCCGCAAAATTTCTCTATAAACCAGGGGGGAGGTGTCCCAGTCCCAGAGGGGGGTGAAGTCGAGATTGTGATAACAGAGACAAAGCCTATCTTTGACCCTGAGTTTATTCGTAAGGTGAAGTACAAAAATCGAGCGTGGCTCTCTCAGGTGGAGGCACATTTCTTGTTAGAGCATCCTGAGATTGCCAAGCTGTTACAACAGCGTAGATGGTACAAGAAGCTAATGGTATTCTCTGACCCTAACGAACCAGATTGTGTCAAGCGCCTGAATCTCACAACCTACAAGAGCGACTGGCTCAAGGTTCATACGTTACTGGAGATGGGGATCGAGTTCTTTTTAAACCCAGAATCACGATGGACTCAAGATAGTCCTGAAGCTGTAGAGTTTTGGGAAAAGGGCAAGGATACTCGAAGGGCTAGGTACATCGGTACTACTGTAGGGGATAGCAACCCCTGTGAATATATTGGGCGGGTACTCGACAAGCTCGACATCAAGCGGAAGTGCGATCGAGTCAAAAACGACGCTGGGGAGAAAATTCGAGTTTATCGAGTGGATACCGATTACCTCTTGACGCCCATGCGCTCAGCCGTTTACGAGTGCGTCAAGCAACGGGTTGAATCAGTCGTTCAAAATGATTCCCTCGTTCTCAATTGGGATGTCATAGCTGAGAATACTTGGGCAAATCAAACCGCACAAAAACTCGACATTCCGACGCCTGAAACACCCAACACACAGGCGATTGAGCTGGGACACCTTCCGCAAAATTTCTCTATAAACCAGGGGCAAGGTGTCCCAGCTTCAGAGGGGGGTGAGTTGACCGACCAACCCACGTTTGAACAACTTGTAGAGGCATTGCCGTTTGTTGAGACACAGGAAGATTTGGCAACTGTTACCCAGCATTACCAAAGGTCTGATGTTGAGGATGCGATCGCACTCCAACCCAATCCGCTACGTCAGCAATTAGATGCTTGGTTCTACGAGCAACTGGCACAGTCGCAAGAGGTGGTTCAAGAGAATCCGATGGATTCTCTGATTAAGATCTTTGATTTCTGCCAGAGCGAGTTAGATTTTGTAGAGGTTAGTAAATTTTGTGAGATTTCTGAGGGGCAGTCGCCAGCCGAAAAAGAGGAGTTGATCGAATCTGCAATTCTCTATAGTCCCAAGCCGTTGAAGTTGAAGCTCCAGAAGTGGTGGGATTGCGCGTTGCACCAAATTAGGGATTTCTGGCGCGATCTTCAGCGTCAGGAGCTGAGCGTACTGGGTCAGGAGGGACAACCGACCTAA
- a CDS encoding telomere resolvase — protein MPKNYSKFVKGIRQAMRERAAKLLAKLDSCKNQEQIERCCQEEKADFEAAFESLNTRAAYMTQYRNAIKEWQQHIELTEENSYPQQIKTGIVRQHYSLLYMNYPREMHDERMQPTKEKKDEQRRNLSPINCVDQYVETIEKLLNSPDYRELTVGLIAATGRRISEILSTASFAQIGQFEVAFEGQLKAKGETGEYAAFTLVESVSVVDGILRLRRIAEIKEMKHWNLAEIDSGKNNTVNRYVKQHFGELIEPPHGEKELSSKNLRAAYAAIAIYLFCPSNHSESLFIKERLGHTSDATASNYEDYQVVDINGKQLPRGVWVKRINEEMGKPMLVEARPQLRMTVAAKEVINDQEFLLYPDQLSRIEELIRLARIGKQYEEGKLVKEVVKVVEVVKEVEKPVEVIKEVVKEVERIVEKPLEVIREARKQLEGVKPVEEVKVVEEVKLVEEVKPTTARFEEMSNEELRGCQAPGSAKEKIRRSVRAIKTYNEQQAEKKHQWSINVSTLEDLSGCHSKAVREYLDSDEGRLQVTDYNLEKGFGFQQNRGKGSIKQYVTW, from the coding sequence ATGCCTAAAAATTACAGCAAGTTTGTGAAAGGAATCCGTCAAGCCATGCGGGAACGCGCTGCCAAACTCCTAGCCAAGCTTGATAGTTGCAAAAACCAAGAACAAATTGAGCGTTGTTGTCAAGAAGAGAAAGCCGACTTTGAAGCAGCTTTTGAGTCTTTAAATACACGCGCTGCATACATGACTCAATATCGTAATGCCATTAAAGAGTGGCAACAGCACATTGAACTAACTGAAGAAAATAGCTATCCGCAACAAATCAAAACAGGTATCGTCAGACAGCATTACTCTCTCCTCTACATGAATTACCCTCGTGAGATGCATGACGAACGGATGCAACCGACCAAGGAAAAAAAAGATGAGCAACGCCGCAATCTCTCTCCTATCAACTGTGTTGATCAGTACGTGGAAACTATCGAGAAGCTTCTCAATTCCCCAGACTACCGAGAATTAACTGTAGGCTTGATTGCCGCTACAGGTCGCCGAATAAGCGAGATTCTAAGCACAGCATCTTTCGCACAAATAGGACAATTTGAAGTCGCGTTTGAGGGTCAACTGAAAGCCAAAGGGGAAACTGGAGAATATGCCGCGTTTACCCTTGTGGAATCGGTATCAGTTGTAGATGGCATTCTCCGACTTCGGAGGATAGCAGAAATTAAAGAGATGAAACACTGGAATTTAGCCGAGATAGATAGCGGGAAAAACAACACAGTCAACCGCTATGTTAAGCAACATTTTGGTGAATTAATTGAGCCGCCTCATGGAGAGAAAGAGCTTTCGTCCAAGAATCTTCGAGCCGCTTATGCTGCAATAGCTATCTATCTGTTCTGTCCTAGCAATCACTCAGAATCCTTGTTCATCAAGGAAAGATTAGGCCATACCAGTGATGCTACGGCTAGCAATTATGAAGATTACCAAGTAGTAGATATCAACGGGAAACAATTACCTCGTGGGGTATGGGTTAAGCGCATTAATGAGGAGATGGGTAAGCCAATGTTGGTAGAAGCAAGACCGCAGCTGAGGATGACGGTAGCAGCCAAGGAAGTGATTAACGACCAAGAGTTTTTACTTTACCCTGACCAACTTTCAAGGATTGAAGAATTAATCCGACTGGCTCGAATAGGCAAGCAATATGAGGAAGGGAAGTTAGTTAAGGAAGTTGTCAAGGTAGTTGAAGTAGTGAAGGAAGTTGAAAAGCCAGTCGAGGTAATCAAAGAGGTAGTAAAGGAAGTTGAGCGAATAGTTGAAAAACCTCTTGAGGTCATCAGGGAAGCTAGGAAGCAATTAGAGGGGGTTAAGCCAGTGGAGGAAGTTAAAGTGGTAGAGGAAGTCAAGCTAGTAGAGGAAGTTAAGCCGACAACGGCTCGGTTTGAAGAAATGAGCAACGAGGAATTGCGAGGGTGTCAGGCACCTGGTAGCGCAAAAGAGAAGATTCGCAGGTCAGTCCGGGCGATTAAGACCTACAACGAGCAACAGGCAGAAAAGAAGCATCAGTGGTCTATTAACGTGAGTACCCTGGAAGATTTGAGTGGGTGTCACTCTAAGGCGGTCAGAGAGTATCTGGATTCTGATGAGGGTAGGTTACAGGTTACGGACTACAACTTGGAGAAGGGATTTGGATTTCAACAGAATCGCGGCAAGGGAAGTATAAAGCAATACGTTACCTGGTAA